The Syntrophales bacterium genome contains a region encoding:
- a CDS encoding cobalamin-dependent protein (Presence of a B(12) (cobalamin)-binding domain implies dependence on cobalamin itself, in one of its several forms, or in some unusual lineages, dependence on a cobalamin-like analog.) has protein sequence MKADDRKKIRVLLTKSQLDGHDRGVRYLARKLREAGIEVIFTRYRSPGEIVNSALQEDVDAIGISFSVGGHAVISGKVIKSLQEKGMGNIPLIIGGIIPGDDMPELLRIGVSGVFGPGSRAGEVVEHIRTRVAKDL, from the coding sequence ATGAAGGCAGATGACAGGAAAAAGATCAGGGTCTTACTTACCAAATCTCAACTGGACGGTCATGATCGCGGGGTAAGGTATCTCGCGAGGAAATTGAGGGAGGCCGGAATAGAGGTCATCTTTACAAGATACAGAAGTCCCGGTGAAATAGTAAATTCGGCGCTGCAGGAGGATGTTGATGCGATCGGGATCAGTTTCTCCGTGGGGGGACATGCCGTCATCAGCGGGAAGGTGATTAAATCCCTGCAAGAGAAGGGGATGGGCAACATCCCTCTTATCATCGGCGGTATAATACCCGGAGATGATATGCCTGAACTCCTAAGAATTGGTGTTTCCGGTGTCTTTGGCCCGGGATCACGCGCCGGCGAGGTCGTTGAACACATAAGAACCCGCGTAGCCAAGGATCTCTAA
- a CDS encoding IS1634 family transposase, translating to MFIRKVPHTDPKNGSRYYTYKLVESFRTERGPRQREILNLGTDFNLPEGQWRDLARRVPEIISGQERLFDCPEEIETLARVYARRIIRRRSSLVGEKNDSYHLPDYQMVDVNSIGDEDVREVGAEHVVYETIRELELNRKFEELGFSKPRMDVAIGVIAGRLIYPGSERATHLWLKHISGIDELLGADFSTLSQDQVYKAADMLIRYKRAVEEHLSVKERSLFTLKEKIVLYDLTNTFFEGSGRYNDKARFGWSKEKRNDCPLVTLGLVLDDGGFPKRSQMFEGNVSEPKTMQRMIQGLSSNTMFKPVVVMDAGIATGENIRWLKDHQYDYLVVLRGKKKPLPENMVTVKEDGDRIVKAALVRHDETGEVELVYHSTGKQEKERGLRNLFQQRFEFELQKLQAALSRKNGTKRYEKVIEKIGRLKEKFKMIAHRYDIAMEKDEKNRVTAITWHQKETEDTDGIYWIRTNREDFREQQIWNIFNMLTDVEDAFRCMKSELGLRPVHHQREHRVDGHLFITVLAYHILHTIRFKLRQKGIHDSWKTLREGLSTHVRVTTLLKRQDGRVIYIRKSSRPEAYHKKIYDALNLSYQVGRRIKTIV from the coding sequence ATGTTTATTCGCAAAGTCCCCCACACCGATCCAAAGAACGGATCCAGATATTATACGTACAAACTTGTTGAGTCCTTCCGTACAGAACGGGGACCGAGACAACGGGAGATTCTCAATCTCGGAACCGACTTCAACTTGCCTGAAGGGCAGTGGAGAGATCTGGCCAGGCGGGTTCCTGAGATCATCTCCGGTCAGGAGCGCTTATTCGATTGTCCTGAGGAGATTGAAACCCTTGCCAGGGTTTATGCGAGAAGGATTATTCGCCGGAGATCGTCTCTTGTCGGTGAAAAGAATGATTCTTATCATCTCCCTGATTACCAGATGGTTGATGTCAATAGCATCGGGGATGAAGATGTCCGTGAGGTTGGGGCTGAGCATGTGGTCTATGAGACCATCAGGGAACTTGAACTGAACCGAAAGTTTGAGGAATTAGGGTTCAGCAAACCCCGTATGGATGTTGCCATCGGGGTGATTGCCGGCAGATTGATCTATCCGGGTTCGGAAAGGGCCACCCATCTGTGGCTCAAGCATATCAGCGGTATCGATGAGCTTTTGGGGGCAGATTTCAGTACGCTGTCCCAGGATCAGGTCTATAAGGCAGCGGACATGCTTATCAGGTACAAAAGGGCTGTTGAGGAACACCTCTCTGTGAAGGAACGGAGCCTTTTTACCTTAAAAGAAAAGATCGTCCTGTACGATCTGACCAATACCTTTTTCGAGGGTTCCGGCAGATACAACGACAAGGCACGCTTTGGCTGGTCAAAGGAAAAGAGAAACGACTGTCCCCTGGTTACGCTGGGGCTTGTCCTAGATGATGGTGGTTTCCCGAAGAGAAGCCAGATGTTTGAGGGCAATGTGAGTGAGCCAAAGACCATGCAGCGGATGATCCAGGGTCTTTCCTCCAATACCATGTTTAAACCGGTGGTTGTGATGGACGCGGGTATTGCTACAGGAGAGAATATCCGGTGGCTTAAGGATCATCAGTACGACTACCTGGTCGTCCTGCGTGGTAAAAAGAAACCCCTTCCGGAAAACATGGTCACGGTGAAAGAAGATGGAGATCGGATAGTCAAGGCAGCCCTGGTGAGGCATGATGAAACAGGCGAAGTCGAGCTGGTATATCATTCCACAGGAAAACAGGAGAAGGAAAGGGGTCTAAGGAACCTCTTTCAGCAGCGCTTCGAGTTCGAACTCCAAAAGTTACAGGCAGCCCTTTCCAGGAAGAACGGCACCAAACGCTACGAGAAGGTGATAGAGAAGATTGGTCGTCTGAAGGAGAAGTTCAAAATGATCGCCCACAGGTATGACATCGCTATGGAGAAAGACGAGAAGAACAGGGTTACTGCCATCACCTGGCATCAGAAGGAAACGGAAGACACCGATGGCATCTATTGGATCCGCACCAACAGGGAAGATTTCAGAGAGCAACAGATATGGAACATCTTCAACATGCTGACAGATGTTGAAGATGCCTTCCGGTGTATGAAATCGGAGTTAGGGTTAAGACCTGTCCATCACCAGAGAGAACACAGGGTTGATGGGCATCTATTTATTACCGTCCTTGCCTACCATATCCTACACACCATCAGGTTCAAGCTCCGGCAAAAGGGTATCCATGACTCCTGGAAGACCCTTCGTGAAGGTTTGTCCACCCATGTGAGAGTCACAACATTACTAAAGAGACAGGACGGCAGGGTGATCTATATCCGAAAATCATCCCGACCGGAGGCGTATCATAAGAAGATCTATGATGCCTTGAATCTCTCTTATCAAGTGGGCAGACGGATTAAGACTATCGTCTAA